Proteins encoded in a region of the Bradyrhizobium sp. CB3481 genome:
- a CDS encoding LysR family transcriptional regulator, with protein MATEDNEVPINAIRVFVTIAREGSVTRAAGALGATQSSVSRYLAVLEDYLGADLMERRGRRSELTEFGRLFANTVAEPIDTVYFTAKRMRRRNRPDANRIVVRTSLSTFAYSLLIPNLQAFSAEMGGVTVDVISSLSLPTSSENFDVLITRDLSVIEPADNWEIYNEQLVCVGSPNHVDGKGLSIIRSMPILNVTSRPDVLPTWLRAMNLTSKDIKSGARYDHNYLALPAVMTGKWLLVAPEIIVSDLVRGGVLHVIPGSRTPSGMQYRAYAVDRSDNPEIARAFCRWLARLCKKAAIPEAA; from the coding sequence ATGGCTACCGAAGACAATGAAGTTCCCATCAACGCGATCCGGGTGTTCGTGACAATCGCCCGCGAAGGAAGCGTAACGCGCGCGGCTGGCGCATTGGGAGCGACACAGAGCTCGGTCAGCCGCTACCTCGCCGTGCTCGAAGACTATCTAGGTGCTGACCTGATGGAGCGACGCGGGAGGAGGAGCGAATTGACGGAGTTCGGAAGACTTTTTGCGAACACAGTCGCCGAACCTATAGATACAGTATACTTCACCGCCAAGAGAATGCGCCGGCGGAATCGTCCGGACGCCAACCGGATCGTGGTCCGCACGTCGCTTTCGACATTCGCGTACTCCCTTCTGATTCCGAATCTTCAAGCATTTTCCGCTGAGATGGGCGGTGTAACCGTAGATGTGATTAGTTCGCTGTCCCTGCCGACGTCCTCCGAGAATTTCGACGTCTTGATTACACGCGACCTTTCCGTCATCGAACCGGCCGACAATTGGGAAATCTACAACGAGCAACTCGTCTGTGTAGGCTCTCCAAATCACGTAGATGGCAAAGGCCTCTCTATTATTCGTTCGATGCCAATTCTGAACGTTACATCGCGGCCCGACGTACTGCCCACATGGCTGAGGGCGATGAACCTGACCTCAAAGGACATAAAGTCGGGGGCGCGATATGATCACAATTACCTTGCTCTGCCGGCGGTCATGACAGGAAAATGGCTTCTGGTGGCGCCCGAAATTATTGTGAGCGATCTAGTCCGTGGGGGCGTTCTGCATGTGATACCAGGATCGCGTACTCCCAGCGGCATGCAATATCGGGCTTATGCGGTCGACCGCAGTGACAATCCCGAAATCGCTCGTGCTTTTTGCCGGTGGCTAGCTCGACTCTGCAAAAAGGCGGCGATTCCGGAAGCCGCCTAA